In Gossypium hirsutum isolate 1008001.06 chromosome A10, Gossypium_hirsutum_v2.1, whole genome shotgun sequence, the DNA window atatttaatatgtaatattttgagattatattatattattactttaaaattttaaatatatataaaatctaaaaaaaaattaaaaattattttttgaagctttttataaaaaataaaaaagatgatgtGATACAATATTAAGGTGTCATGTCATCATTCCTTAAGAAATttcaagttcagggactaaaataAGAAAAACTGTCAACCAATGTCAAATCCAGGGACTAAACATTAATCTATCCCACTTTTAAAAGCTTTCATTTCTACAGTACCACTGACCACTGTAAGCTTGAAAGTTTTCATGAATATAACATGTTGAAGAATAAGCTGTCGGATTTTATGTACTACAATCTCTTCTCAACATAGACTTTTACAATGTGTATCGCACTTGATATTGGCGAAGCCAGTCCTCTCCCTTCTCGTAATAATCTGACCTACTGAACGTTTGCTGATGGAACCTTGAGTTTGCAGCATACAGGGAAGCGCCACGCCATGCATCAAGAACCGGATCTAATGCTCGTACCACCTTAATTGGCGATCCACATGGTTGAAGCATCCGGATTCCAGCTTCCAAACGTTCATTTATGCCGGGAAAGAGACTGCACCCTCCGGTCATAAAGACCGAACTGGTCAACCTGTTCGCTAGTGCCTTGTCCTTCGATGGCAACCTTCTGATCGAGACCCCCGTCATTTCGTCTAAACCCACTTGATCTATACCAACCAAGTTCGGGTGGAATAATATTTCAGGACACCGAAACCTTTCAACCCCGAGCACAATTTGGAAATCTTCCTTAGTGAGCGGACGAACATGGGGTACCTCAGTGGTAGCTGGCTGTGAAGCTGTCGGTTCAGGTTTAGGAACAAATGTTGGGTCTATCTCCTGCAAGAACAGAGAAATTAACGAATGATTCATCTTACATTAGAATTCGGAAAACCACAAATAGATCAATACAAGCAAAGACGAACTGACCTGGAGCCTAGAACTAACACGGGCCAGCTCTGCCTCATCTTCATCAGCTCCATCATCATCGTCATCATTATCTTTTCCCATTAGTTTGTAAAGTTGCCAATCTTCATCTTTGGCACCAAAAGTATCCTCGCCTTTCCCTCGATCAAAGGCGGCAGTAGTTAAAAGGCGCATTCTTTCCCTCTGAGCAGCATTCAATCTTTCCCCACGCCCTACGCCCCCAGAACTACTACCATTAGTATGTCCGCCATTTGTCTTTAGTCTTTTCCGCTGTTCAACCTTCTCGTACAGTTCTTTGTATTTAGTATGCATTTGTTCGAGATAAAGTTGAGGGTTCTCCCTGTTAAAAGATAAGAACAAGAAGATAATGAAGTATCAATTAGATTAAatgtaaaataattgaaatacatGTGTGAATTGTGATGGAGCCGCTTTCTTGCTtggtgaaattaaatttgaaaaaggaaagaaagaaatatCTTCGAGTTTGTGACATACAAGCGTCTTTCTTCATCTTGCTGGGTTTTCCTTTCTCGTTCTAATTCTTCTTCGACACGTTTCTGTTTAGCTCGCTGCCTGCCTTCCGTCgtgattttaagaaaaatctgccTCTTCTTTTCCTTGAGCTGTCACATTAACATAGCAAAGAAATCATTTTCCTTTATCTAAAAGTACTTCATTTGCCAAGCAAAGCCAACTGAAAAAAGGCAACGCATATTAGATATTTGCCACTAAAAGTATCGGTACCTGCTCGGGGGTCAGCATATTATCAGGAACATTGATAAGCGGATATTTATCGCTTGTACAAGAATCTGCCTTCTCCTCGTTTTCAGCTTGTTCAGGCTTTGGTTCACCTTTTGCTTTTCGTAATGACTGTGTCACTTTTGTGAGAGTCAATTCTATTTCCTGTTTAGAAGCATAACCAGTTTCCGAAAGGAAAGACTGAATATCTTCCTCTTGAACTTGtccaagttgttgcaaaagaaaTTCCAATCCCTGCAATTGATTTTCTAGTTCGTTTATTCTAGAAGACCTCTTCGCTTCGGCCATTTCTCTTAATCTTTGTCCTTGCCTTTCCCTTATAGCAGCCTTTCGTGCTATTTCTGCTTCAGAAGGAGGTTCATCGGTAGGCAGTGGAACCCACGGGAGCTGCCAACACCTGGTTTTATATTCTGCTTCCTTGCCGCCTTTCTGTCACAGTAATTAACCTTTCAGCACTTGCAAAGAGGATAgcagaagaaaaaaaacacacGTAAGTCAATACCTGAAATAATTGAGCTTCTAAGGCATAATCGGGTGCAATATAGCAGTGTTCCATCTTCAGATCTTCAACCTTTTCCCATGTGAATCTAGCCCTATCATGAGCATTTAAAAAAACATTAGCAAAAGCTCTATTGAAGAATGTCATATTCCGGCAATCCAGCAGAACTTATGCTCACATGTGATGAGGATATTTAAGTGAAAGAAGTTGCTTCAAATAGTCAGTGATATGGTAACCGCCAATGTTAGTCCGACAGCATCCTTTGTAAACGGGCTCCCCATCAACAAACTACAGTCAAACAAATTACATTATAACCACAACTGTAATGCACTCGCATCCTCGTAGCCGAAATCTAATATTCATTGTGTCGGTCAGATTTTGTAAATTCCTATTCTAATGTCTATTACAAGATATACCTTCCACCAGACCAGTAAAAAGGTTTGTCGGAGGAACATAAGGAAAATTCCAAGCAGAAACTAAACTTATTGTGTCAAGTCCCATAATGCCGACTTGCTAACAAGCCCCGAAATAAATAATGATTGCCTCAACTTTGCAAATCTATGcatcaatataaaatattaagtCTAGAGAACATACAGGAATGACATGAGTTGTGGTGAATCCCGGGCAGATAGCTAGACCATCTTTCTCACAAATCCCATGCAGTTGATTATACTTGTAGCTGAAAACAGCATCAACACCAAAGGCTGCAATCACAAACAGAAAAAATTCGAGCATCAGAGAAGATATACATTTGgactgaaatatatatatatcaaaattgtTGACAGGATTTGAATTCTAATAACATAACTAATTTCCAAGAAACTTGAACCTTACTCAAGCATGCAAGGCCATGTATCACTCAGATAAACGAATTGAGCATGATATGTAACGTTAAAATGAGTGCTTTATACCTACAGATCGAACCCCATAAGTCTCGAAAAGAAGTTCTGCCATTTTACTGCGGGAATGAACTGGGTTGCACACACATTCTGTGATCAGGATAGGATGATCAATCTGTTCTGGCCTCGAATAAACAACAAATCAAAAACGAATTAATTAAACTCGAAATGTCAAATAAAGAATTATGAATGACGAAAATGGAAGCCAATAAACGGATGCTGCGTGAAGGGAAAATGCCAAAACCAATAGCCAATAAAATTCCCAGGCATGCTCAAAGGCGCATTTAAATTCATGTAAAATCAACTATCTGAAGACAATTTATCTACTGCCAAAGCATATCCTAATTACCAACACAAGCAGGACATCCTAATAAGAGCAGTAAACTTATCAATGTACCCGTGATCCATTTGCACCCAACCGATCAAATGCAAAGTCGAGAAcctgtaaaaaagaaaaaaaaaaaaagtacacaaGTTAACATGCCGAGCCATGCCCAAAACTCTAAAACTTCCTTATCTACATTCAATCATAAACCAATATCATCCAATACTCTCATAAACCAAAGGCATTTCTAGTTCACATTCAAACTTAAATTTGAGTTCATAGCTTCTCATAACTCCCATACATAAAAAacacaaaaccaaaaccaaaagttaaattttacatacatattccaTGATTTCAAACTGAAAAACAACATTGCTATCGAAAGCGGATCGGGGGCTGGAACGAGTGCAATCAAAGTATTTCAGTAAAGCGGGATCATGGTCACCAACAATTGTCACAGTTTCCCCTGCAATAAGCCCCCAAAAAGAACACctaaattcatatacaaatttcctttttttttgttttgttaaaaataatttgaataaagcaAAAATACCGGTGAATTTATGGCGAGGTCTTTGAACAATGTTACGGAAAATAACCCGTGGCCCAGTCTCTCCTGCCCAActgcaaaatagaaaaaaaaatggttaagGGAAAAAATTGATGGTATATACaattataaatacatacatacatacatacatacatatatcaaacgaaaaatgaaaaattagggtttttgtaGTTAAGGTTAAATTACCCAATACGAAAATAGGAAGCCCCATTGTCGATAACAATGGGAGTCGATGGAGGAAAGCGATTGTAATCTGTTTGCCTTTGAATTTTTGATATGAATGgcatttttttagggtttttctacGGAATGGAACTATGGATTTGAGAGTCGAGGGGAAAAGGGTTTCTGATAGAGTGATGAACTGAAAAGTAGATTCTAATAGTTTTAAAGCTTTAGTATTAAGTTTGGATATCAACAGCGGGGATAGCTCAGTTGGGAGAGCGTCAGACTGAAGATCTGAAGGTCGCGTGTTCGATCCACGCTCACCGCAGTGGTTTTTACTGTTTTGGATTAATTGCTCAGGGGTCCCTCAATaggagttaaaaattttaaattagtcataaaattataattataatattatttaattatactgATTTTATGAAAATAAGTACAATTTCCCTACTTCGCTtcagatttttttatattaaattatttattaaaacattaactTTATAACGAAATtgaaatagttaatttaattttgaatttattaaattgttattttttatcattttaaatcattaataaaatgtactatttaattttttttaaccatgtcaatttttataaacttttttttaataatttcactataTGTTCtaatcatatctgttctttttgacataatACCTAGAATTACCCATAATCCCTCCCTAATtgataaataggaggataatgcacttgaGCGCACTTAAACCCACGATCTCCTATACTGATACTAATCGAGTTAAGATTCAATCAGCCACTTTCATATAATTCTTAATTCCAAGTTCAAAGTAAAAAGTTGCCAACTTTTTAAGTCATTGTAGGACCTATTTCAACACAATTAATCAATTCTCCATCACATATAACCACTCCATCAaagagaaaagtaaaaaaaatctcTCGTGTATGTCTTAATTTCGATATTAAGTAAATTGatcttttaaaaattgaattaatttaatccttatcaaTCTCGAATGCGGacaattaaaaacaattaatcaagacaattaatatttttttatcaattatacatgattttaattgatataataacaaattaaaccctcgatgtttatatattatgttaatttgatcctgattgtaaaataattattcaaagatcgtataaattttaaaaaaaattctaaaaaattcaaaaagaatatgTAAAAAAACTttggatttatatatatatattgatagaatgtgtaaattttgaaagtaaaatttgttattatatcattcaaaattatgtaaaattagtggaaaaatattaatattatgacTAATTGTCATTAGATGCTCACTTTCGACATTAACATGATTAAATTGCTTCGGTTTTTTTAGGGACCAATTCGTTTAACATCAAAATTGAGAGGGACTATAAATACCTTTTTACCAAAACTAGCTTCTGAGTTTCATGGTTCCTTCCACAGTACGTTTagataaatgaaaaagaaattaaaataaaatcttcaTTCTTCCATAGCAAGCTAACACGCCCACAAGATCTCTCTTATAAAAAACCTTCACATGCAAAATCCTATTATTTcaaaatctctttttcttttaatggaGATTTATGAACAAGAAGAAGGTTTTATGACGCCGAGGCGGCACTCACAAGCTACGGCTCCTCCCCCGTGTCCAGCGGCACCGAAGAAAAAACAAGCGGTTCATATAAAGAGAAAGTCTCCGAACAATGAGTTCTTTCATCCACCCGATCTCGAGGCTTTGTTTACATCGATGCGGCAGACACAAAAGGCGCCCCCTCCGCTATGTCCGCCGGCGCCTAAGAAGAAACAAGCGGTTTATATGAAGAGAGAGCCACCGAGGAATGGGTTCTTTCAACCACCTGATCTCGAGGCTTTATTTTCAATTATGGCGCCA includes these proteins:
- the LOC121202958 gene encoding actin-related protein 5 isoform X1; protein product: MPFISKIQRQTDYNRFPPSTPIVIDNGASYFRIGWAGETGPRVIFRNIVQRPRHKFTGETVTIVGDHDPALLKYFDCTRSSPRSAFDSNVVFQFEIMEYVLDFAFDRLGANGSRIDHPILITECVCNPVHSRSKMAELLFETYGVRSVAFGVDAVFSYKYNQLHGICEKDGLAICPGFTTTHVIPFVDGEPVYKGCCRTNIGGYHITDYLKQLLSLKYPHHMARFTWEKVEDLKMEHCYIAPDYALEAQLFQKGGKEAEYKTRCWQLPWVPLPTDEPPSEAEIARKAAIRERQGQRLREMAEAKRSSRINELENQLQGLEFLLQQLGQVQEEDIQSFLSETGYASKQEIELTLTKVTQSLRKAKGEPKPEQAENEEKADSCTSDKYPLINVPDNMLTPEQLKEKKRQIFLKITTEGRQRAKQKRVEEELERERKTQQDEERRLENPQLYLEQMHTKYKELYEKVEQRKRLKTNGGHTNGSSSGGVGRGERLNAAQRERMRLLTTAAFDRGKGEDTFGAKDEDWQLYKLMGKDNDDDDDGADEDEAELARVSSRLQEIDPTFVPKPEPTASQPATTEVPHVRPLTKEDFQIVLGVERFRCPEILFHPNLVGIDQVGLDEMTGVSIRRLPSKDKALANRLTSSVFMTGGCSLFPGINERLEAGIRMLQPCGSPIKVVRALDPVLDAWRGASLYAANSRFHQQTFSRSDYYEKGEDWLRQYQVRYTL
- the LOC121202958 gene encoding actin-related protein 5 isoform X2, translated to MAELLFETYGVRSVAFGVDAVFSYKYNQLHGICEKDGLAICPGFTTTHVIPFVDGEPVYKGCCRTNIGGYHITDYLKQLLSLKYPHHMARFTWEKVEDLKMEHCYIAPDYALEAQLFQKGGKEAEYKTRCWQLPWVPLPTDEPPSEAEIARKAAIRERQGQRLREMAEAKRSSRINELENQLQGLEFLLQQLGQVQEEDIQSFLSETGYASKQEIELTLTKVTQSLRKAKGEPKPEQAENEEKADSCTSDKYPLINVPDNMLTPEQLKEKKRQIFLKITTEGRQRAKQKRVEEELERERKTQQDEERRLENPQLYLEQMHTKYKELYEKVEQRKRLKTNGGHTNGSSSGGVGRGERLNAAQRERMRLLTTAAFDRGKGEDTFGAKDEDWQLYKLMGKDNDDDDDGADEDEAELARVSSRLQEIDPTFVPKPEPTASQPATTEVPHVRPLTKEDFQIVLGVERFRCPEILFHPNLVGIDQVGLDEMTGVSIRRLPSKDKALANRLTSSVFMTGGCSLFPGINERLEAGIRMLQPCGSPIKVVRALDPVLDAWRGASLYAANSRFHQQTFSRSDYYEKGEDWLRQYQVRYTL